Within the Mus caroli chromosome 10, CAROLI_EIJ_v1.1, whole genome shotgun sequence genome, the region GAGGAACAGCAGGAGCCAGCCAGGCTGCTCTCCTCTAAGGAGTAGTTCTTCTATCAGAGTACATGAAGCCACCACCCTGTTGACTCCTGCAGATCTCTCCAAGGCAAAGCAGCAGACTCACCATCAAAGGAGGGGACCCTTGAAACACCAGAACTCCCCTTTGCAGGCAAACACTCTTTCTCATCTTCCtggacaaagaggaggaaggggaaggctgCAGGCACAACCATCTGTTCCCTAGGTAGTTCAGTTGTCAGTTTCACTACATCCTTAACCCTGGCTACCCTTGTCACTGTGAACACCTTTTGGCTGCCTCACCCCATCTGCCTCCAAGGTTTCACTCTCAAGAATTATCTGTGGCATCAATCAGAACATTAGAGGCCACGGTTGCCAATTGACAAACGCATGCATGCACAAGCCCATACAGCACGCACAGATGAATGTCAGAAGGAAGGGTGGAAAATAGAGTGATCTCGgactggcaagatagctcagcaggtaaaagcactaaACCTGGATGTCTGAGTTTCATCTCCAGATCTCATGATGGCAGGAGAGACCTGAAtcccaaaggttgtcctctgttctcaacatgcacacacaccatactgcataacacacacacacacacacacacacacacacacacacacacacacaccacagagagacagacaattcTATTCTTATCCAATTAGGAGGATTTCACTGATTTTCTTTGCAGTAGAAGAGTTTGTTGATGGCAATGTTAAAGACCTCCGAGAGAAAGAAGGTACACCTGAAAGCCGAGGACATGAATGGATCTGTAAGAGATTGTCagatgccaaaacaaaacaagcacaatACATAGTAGAAATCACAAGGTGATTACATTTCTTGGAGGTCGAGACCGCATTTATGTTATCTCAttctcttgtgtgtatgtgaatttgtgtgtatTTTGGTACCTAGAAAAGTACCTGCTATCTAAAGATGCTTAATGGTTATTTTCTGATGACATGGATTGCTGAAAGTTTTAATCTAATGGCTCATTTCTTATATAATAgctttatttgatttatttgatatacattattttattcttattcacTGGTCTATCTTACCATGGCTCGCTCGCTCActcactctatctatctatctatctatctatctatctatctatctatcatctatctatctatctatctgtttatctatagACATAACTCTGTATTCCAGGTGGACTTTGAATTCTATCCAAGGATgtatccaaggatgaccttgaactttttctTGCTTCGACCTTCAGAGTGCTAcgatcacaggcatgtgcataAAGACCAAACCCAGTCTTTATGCAGTGGCAGGAACTGATCCAAGGGCTTtgagcatgctaagcaagcatgtTACCAATCAATTTACAACACCTAcccaaatttgtttatttttaattgtccATTCACATATGCCACTAAATTGCTGGTGGTGGAGAATACCTTGGCTATTTGGTGCCTAGATCATGTTAATTTGACCTATTTATTTCAGGAGCACTgaacagggtttttgttttggtttgttttttgtttgcttttgtgacagggtttcctTGTGGAACCCTGgctgggtagaccaggctggccttgaacacatagagatctgcctgccttgcctcctgagtgctggaattaagggcgTGTGACCCCATGCTTGGTTTCCGAATACCACTTAAAAATGGTATCCTGTTCACCCTGCCTGCCTCGGAAGCAGGCAGAGTTAAATGGCCGTGCCTCGGCCTATGAGAACAGTGCCCATACACTCCTTCCAGCCCAGCCACTCAGGCTTACAGCTTCTCCACGTTCGATCCTGGTCCTCATGTTGGAGGTCCCAAGGTTCCCACTCAGCCCTGCTGCCTTTCCTTCATTCCATCTTCCTATGTGACCTCATACATTCTGTCTTCCTATATGACCTCACACATTCTGTCTTCCTATGTGACCTCACACACTCTGTGATTTTAAACACCACCCttgctccatctctccagcctccatctgccCCAGATACTCATCTGTCCCTCCTGGACATTTTTATCTTtcaggagaaatgaagaaaacattttagtcTAAAATGAAGTTTCTGGTGTCTGTGTCTCTTGTTACTATATGCAAACAGTTCCATTCCTGTTGTACCAGACAGCCTATATAAACAGGCATACATGTATTGAGTGTTGTAGAAGCACCCACTTGACTTTTGAGGTACCAACCTCCTGGCTTAGTCCACTCCCAATTCATGAGAAATTATACTCATGGGTACTCGTTTGGCTTGACAAGAAGCCTTACCTTTGTTGATGTCTTCAGTTCCATCTAATCCCTCAAATCTGAGCCAACATCATCTACTGTCAGTGAAGTCCTTGAAACCAGTGACCACTCGGCCCTGGAAGGCTGATTTTCTCTACTGAAGCAATCATACCTCCCAAACCAGGAAAACCGTGGTGCCGGACTCTCTGACTTAGTGGGTGTGTAGCTTGTTGTActtggaacacaatgaaaagtgTCACAGTGACTTCCCCCTGCACACAGTGCCTCCTCTGTACCTATCCaagctctctctctgcccctccctacAGTCAGCTCATGTTATGGTACACATACAATATGCCGTGTTTCTCACTGTTCCTGAGACATGGCAAGAGCTTCACTGTCATGTCCCAGAAATGGCTGTCACTCCatctaatatgaaataaaataaaatagaatataaatgtaaaatttatattaatattagttATGTAGTAATAcgattatatattaatataaaaatttatatgatagtatattaaattatattatgtaCATTTCTTCCCCCTGCCAACAACATTTCCTGTTTGCTCTATTTCGGTCCTGTCACAGTATAAGATATCTAtgtctcatctatatctatctatatatactcatacatatacgtgtgtgtatgtatcttgGAATGTGacatatatctcatatatatatatatatatatatatatacacatgcataccagTTACTGAAAAGTAATAACTAttcatcttttcccttttttcctagGGTttacattaaaaaggaaaatttcaatCCCCTTTGTTCCCTCTATTACATCCCACCCTCCTCCTTCATCCTATGAGCAACAGACATTGTGGGCAGCTTACCCTCCCCCATTTATTTCtcccttctttatttcttatacATCTTTGACTTTGTTCAATTGTCCCTAcacttcctgtccccacctctaTGACCCTGGCAAAGGCCAAGAACAGCTTAATGGTAGCCAATGAGGAGTGAAGACAAGAAACTTAGAGGCTAGTTTCTGTGGGGCTGCACATAGCCAGGAACCCACACCTTCTTGTAGAGGTCCCTTACGTCCTACCTGCCCTTGGAGGTCTGTCTTTAAAGAACTGGGTTGGGCTGGGACAAGCAGGCTATCTGGACATCTAATCCAGTGCTAGAGGCATGCACTAACTGGTAACCTTGTTTGTTCTGTCTTTATCATTTGCCAGCTGCTTATCTCCTGTAGCTACTTACTCTTTATTAAACAAACCCAACACTCTAGCCAGAAGGAAGCCAGACTTCATAAATGCCTCCATGAGTCTTCTcctaaacaacaaagaaaaaaaaaaagatgttcctGCTGTTGTCACTTTTCTTCTTAGCTAGTGCCTTATTCTGCCACAGTTGGTTGTATGTGTGTCCAACGCCAACACTATGAAAGTCTTACCCAGGGACAGGTCTTTGGAGATGGCGTGTTTGGGAGGATCTCCTGGACTGATTTCACAGTTTCTCCTTTCTGCTTGTAGGTCCCAGCATGTTTACGTTCCTGACATCTGTTACTGCAGCCATCAGCGGCCTCCTGGTGGGTTATGAACTTGGGCTCATCTCTGGAGCTCTTCTACAGATCAGAACGCTATTAGCCCTGACCTGCCACGAGCAGGAAATGGTTGTGAGTTCCCTCCTCATCGGGGCGTTCCTCGCCTCTCTCACAGGAGGCGTGCTGATAGACAGGTACGGAAGAAGGCTCACCATAATCCTGTCATCCTGCCTCCTAGGACTCGGAAGCTTGGTCTTGATAATGAGTTTGTCCTACACGCTCCTTATAATGGGGCGAGTGGCTATAGGGGTTTCCATCTCCCTGTCTTCCATTGCCACGTGTGTGTACATTGCGGAAATTGCCCCCCAACACAGAAGAGGACTTCTTGTGTCACTGAATGAACTGATGATTGTCACTGGTATTCTCTTTGCCTATATTTCAAATTATGCATTTGCCAACATCTCCAATGGTTGGAAGTATATGTTTGGCCTTGTAATCCCCCTGGGAGTTCTGCAAGCAATAGCGATGTACTTTCTTCCCCCAAGTCCTCGTTTCCTGGTGATGAAGGGACAAGAGGAGTCTGCAGGCAAAGTCCTCAGGAAGTTAAGAGTGATCTCAGACACCACTGAAGAACTCACTTTGATCAAATCTTCCTTGAAAGATGAGTATCAGTACAGTTTTTGGGATCTGTTTCGCTCCAAGGACAACATGAGGACCAGAATCCTGATAGGTCTGACACTGGTGTTTTTTGTCCAGACCACTGGGCAGCCAAACATACTATTCTACGCATCAACTGTCTTGAAGTCTGTTGGCTTCCAGAGCAACGAGGCAGCTAGCCTTGCCTCCACTGGGGTGGGAGTGGTCAAGGTGGTTAGCACTATCCCAGCAACCCTCCTTGTGGACCACATTGGCAGCAAAACCTTCCTCTGTATTGGCTCCTCCGTCATGTCTGCTTCACTGTTGACCATGGGCATTGTGAACCTCAACATCAATATGAACGTCACCAACATCTGCAGAAGCCATAGTCTTCTTAACCAGTCCCTGGAGGAGTTTGTGTTCTATGCAACAGGAAACCTGTCAATTAGCAATAACAGTCTCAGGGAGCACTTTAAAAGAATCACTCCCTACAGCAAGGGCTCGTTTATGCCCAGGGGGAATGGCATGGAGCCGAAAGGGGAGATGACCTTCACGTCGTCTCTACCAAATGCTGGACTGAGCCGAACTGAACACCAGGGAGTCACAGACACTGCAGTCGTCCCAGCTGCTTACAAATGGCTGTCCCTGGCTAGCTTGCTTGTTTATGTGGCTGCGTTTTCAATTGGTCTGGGACCCAGTAAGTACCTCACTTCTTACTCTTGCTCTATCACTTCCGATTGTTCTGTATCGCCTGTCATCAGTTCAAACAATCTAGAGTCAGGTACAGCCTTGTTAGATACAAGTACAAGAAGCAAAATGAGCATACTGGTGGACACCTGGTGTTCTGCACAGGCGGGAAATGTGCCCGTTGTGCAGTTGCTTCTGAAAAACCCAAAGCCCATGTTTGTCTACAGGATCAGTTACTCATCATTATCCACATCACATGTGCATACTTTAGCACAATTGACCAGGGGTGAATCAGACCTGGGAAGAAATTCATTGCTCAATGGCATTAGATTGTTGTATGAATGCAACTTTATTGTGGTTGTATTACATTCTGTGAAGGGGAACAAATGAAGTGTTTAGATTTTGTTAAAGCTACAGTGATTGGTGCATTCCAGTAATAATGAGAATAGCATTATGACGTGGGAAGATTTCttatttgagtaaattttatttaCGAGAGCAGGttcctggggaggggggggagatgTCTTGCTCTTTCATTAAATGGGAGGATGAATGTGTGGTTGGTTCCAGCCAACACAACACAAGTTTGACAACTTACCAGGACCTACCTGCAAGGCTCTTCCATTTTCTAGAGTTGGTCTGTTCAAACACAGACATATTTGCTGAGATAGTCTGTCTCTGTCCTGCAGTCTTTTGCCTCACAAGACATCTCAACCTTTTACAGGGGGGTTGTCACTAGGGGAGAAATGCTCAAAGTCAAGGGTAATCCTCCCATCTCAGATCTTCCTGCCCTCTGATTCCCACCTCTCTCCTtgcccccctttctcctccatctttcttcttcaaTCCCTCCATTTAGTAGAGTTATCTAAAACGATCTAGGTGACACACTTTTTTAAGCAACCATAGCTTTCTTCTCCCAGGTGTTTACAGCCTGAGACTGCTCACCTGCAGAGATTCTCTACAGAGGTGAGCTAATGCCACCCCATGTCTGGAACATAGTAAACACTTGAGGTTCTAGGTTGGCAATGATTAGAGAACCCTTGTTCCCATTCTGGTCCCAGCTTCATTGcacatgtttctgtgtgtctgtcttttcttcatttccccgCTTCCCCTAGCCAGGGTTCCGGGACCCAAGCTGCTTAGGAAACTGACAAACTTATTCATCATTGGAATCTTTTAATGTCATGTCATCCTCCTCTCTTTCGATTCTGGCTCATCTTGAATGCAGCGTATTTTCTACTCCACCTCATCACTTTCTATCCCAAAGCATCAGAACAGACTTCTCCTCTGTCAAGAATCCAGTTCGATTTTGGAAACAGTTAGTAGGTTTATTGTTTATGCTCCCTTCAAGGGTATTctgctcttctttttaaatgtatcttaaaCTTGGTGTTGGGTACTGGGTATGAAGGGTCAACCAGTCCAGAAACTCACATGTTGAAGGGCTCTGTCCTCAGCTGGTGGATCCAGTTTCCTGTTGGTCTTGATAGTAAACATTAATGAACTTGAGAGTTTTCTGTCACTGAGATAGATTATTTTTGCCTCATGGTGTCTCAGCTTTCAGTCTATGACCACCGTGTCTCTTTTGCCTTCGAGCCAATGGTGAGGCAGTACGTCACAGGACAGACAGTGCACAGTCAAGGAAAATACTCTTCATTgacacaaagagaaaaaggagaggaagcaaGGATCCTAATCTTTCTTTCAAGGGCATACTACTAAGGCCTAATGGCTTTCCAATAGGTCCTACCTTTTAGAAGGGTCCACCACTTCCTAATAGCACCATAGGCTAGAAGCAAGCTCTTAACATGGGTCTTTTGACATGGCAGTTAGCTATGTTTGGCTCAGTCCTCTCCTTGAAGATGCATAAGAAGTAGGAGTGAATAAAAATAGTTAAtgtagcatctctctctctctctctctctctctctccctctctctctctctctctctctctccctccctccctccaaactagagacactgaaggGACTCTAGCCTGCCCCAGCATGTCAAACATgactctggcaggccttgcccttctcctccaTTCCCCacgccttgctaaaaaccattagattacattcctaaagctagccctcaaggtctgtttccttatttggctatttcttcctcctgaggctgactaccaatgTATAGCTACTGAAGTATTGAAGTCCAACAATCAAAGGCCCCCTTTGGCTGCCCTAACTAACCTGTCCAATCAAAATGACACACTTtatcctaacacagggtttccccttttacctttataaactgccattttcctaagggccacatctgtctcctgtTTACCCAGAGGTCATTCTTTGTcactccccctaccccacctccctgggccaagtatctcttcccccctcccttgtttccttccccttctccctagtcctgtgtctcctgtctttgtctcttattccctgtcctttgtccctctggggcaaataaaccTCCTTTTGCTGAGAGCTTGGTCTTTGGGTGTCTTGAGCTGATAGATAGCACTCCCGTCAGATCCGGTCTTTCTCTTCTGAAGTTCTGCCATAGGTGTGTGCTTTCTCTAAGGCTAAGCTACCAGGATAGGAtgtaggagagacagagacagagacagacagggacagatagagaaaataatgatttttaaagtctCTGATGTACATTTCCTTGGATAACTGAACTTAATGAAATATCGAGTATGTGCATCAGTTAGAATTCAGGTTCAGTTGATATACCGAAGACCAAAATAACAAAGATTAAGCATGCtggacatttcttcttttttcactttCCAGTTGGAGCTGTGTAGTTCTGTGTGCTGTGGTGATGCCCCCGGGGAGCCTGCAGCTTCCCCCATTTGGGGCCTCTCACCTACATCAGACTGTGCGTTGATATTGGCTCTTCCTTTGCCACAATGACTGTTTCACAGTGTTGTCACCCTTCAGCAATAGCTCATGACCCCTTTAGAGTAAACGCAGTGTACACGGTGCAGGGCCTTGGGTGCCGCCTGTGGCCGTGAGGGTTGCTGCCCTAGGGCGTGATCACTTTGTGCTATGAGCAGACAgagcttctttttatttagtttttacatCTCACCACTGTGCATGCgtatgtgtacatgcgtgtgtgcatttgtgtgtttgtgtgcatgtgtgctgaaCCATATGTGCCACAGCAttcatatagaggtcagaggacagccttgagtCGCCATCTTTCCCATCTTCATTTGCTACAGAATCTTTTTGTTATTAAGGGCTCTGATGTACCAGCATCTGGGGATTCTCCACCTTGAATGGCTCCACCTTGGATCTCACCGTATGAACACTGAGCTTGTAgatgctctaccca harbors:
- the Slc2a12 gene encoding solute carrier family 2, facilitated glucose transporter member 12, translating into MVPVENTEGPNLLNQKGREAETEGSCGASGGPHPACAGGPSMFTFLTSVTAAISGLLVGYELGLISGALLQIRTLLALTCHEQEMVVSSLLIGAFLASLTGGVLIDRYGRRLTIILSSCLLGLGSLVLIMSLSYTLLIMGRVAIGVSISLSSIATCVYIAEIAPQHRRGLLVSLNELMIVTGILFAYISNYAFANISNGWKYMFGLVIPLGVLQAIAMYFLPPSPRFLVMKGQEESAGKVLRKLRVISDTTEELTLIKSSLKDEYQYSFWDLFRSKDNMRTRILIGLTLVFFVQTTGQPNILFYASTVLKSVGFQSNEAASLASTGVGVVKVVSTIPATLLVDHIGSKTFLCIGSSVMSASLLTMGIVNLNINMNVTNICRSHSLLNQSLEEFVFYATGNLSISNNSLREHFKRITPYSKGSFMPRGNGMEPKGEMTFTSSLPNAGLSRTEHQGVTDTAVVPAAYKWLSLASLLVYVAAFSIGLGPMPWLVLSEIFPGGIRGRAMALTSSMNWGVNLLISLTFLTVTDLIGLSWVCFIYTILSLASLAFVVLFIPETKGCSLEQISVELAKANYVKNNICFMSHHQEELVPTQLQKRKPQEQLPECNHLCGRGQSQRPSPDT